In Spirosoma aureum, a single genomic region encodes these proteins:
- a CDS encoding alpha/beta hydrolase family protein codes for MYIRNIITIGSLLLTLGAIAQPNPDRPDLCQGAYFTEPQGAEALRTFAGTYHDRATWESRASLIRQGIRDGMSLPKKPQFAPLRPIRHSLKKMNGYTVENVAFESLPGFYVTGNLYRPLNATGKSAGILCPHGHAANQDARFLEQAQQRCATLARMGAVVFIYDMIGYGDSKQSAHKVPQALKLQTLNGMRALDFLASLPDVDTERIGMSGESGGGTQTFLLTALDQRIKVSVPVVMVSAHFFGGCVCESGMPIHKRPTHQTSNVEIAALAAPRPMLMVSDGKDWTKNTPEVEFPYVRNIYQYYGAADRLENVHLPTEGHDYGPSKRAAAYRFLAKYLKLDLNKVLKDGQIDEASNTLLKPEELQVFNAEHPRPANAVEGDEAVMALLK; via the coding sequence ATGTACATCCGGAATATTATTACCATTGGTAGTTTATTATTGACACTTGGGGCCATTGCACAGCCAAACCCAGATCGCCCGGATTTGTGCCAGGGAGCCTATTTTACCGAACCGCAGGGGGCCGAAGCCTTACGTACTTTTGCCGGAACTTACCATGATCGGGCGACCTGGGAGTCACGTGCTTCACTAATTCGGCAGGGCATTCGCGACGGTATGAGCTTACCGAAAAAGCCGCAGTTTGCGCCCCTTCGTCCCATCCGTCACAGCCTGAAAAAAATGAATGGTTACACCGTCGAAAATGTGGCTTTCGAAAGTCTGCCGGGTTTTTATGTGACCGGTAATCTATATCGCCCACTTAACGCAACGGGTAAATCAGCCGGAATTCTTTGCCCACATGGTCATGCCGCCAATCAGGATGCCCGTTTTCTGGAGCAAGCCCAACAGCGATGTGCGACTCTGGCCCGGATGGGGGCCGTTGTGTTCATTTATGACATGATCGGCTACGGCGATTCGAAACAAAGTGCTCATAAAGTACCGCAGGCTCTAAAACTACAGACCCTGAATGGGATGCGGGCATTGGATTTTCTGGCCAGCCTGCCCGACGTCGATACCGAGCGGATTGGTATGTCGGGCGAATCGGGTGGGGGCACACAAACGTTTCTGCTCACCGCGCTCGATCAGCGAATAAAAGTGTCGGTGCCGGTCGTTATGGTGTCGGCCCATTTTTTCGGCGGCTGCGTTTGCGAAAGCGGGATGCCCATTCATAAACGGCCAACGCATCAGACAAGCAATGTAGAAATTGCTGCACTGGCAGCTCCCCGGCCCATGCTTATGGTGTCTGATGGAAAAGACTGGACTAAAAACACACCCGAAGTGGAGTTCCCATACGTCCGCAACATTTACCAGTATTATGGGGCTGCTGACCGGCTCGAAAATGTGCATTTACCTACTGAAGGCCATGATTATGGCCCCAGCAAACGCGCAGCTGCCTATCGCTTTCTGGCCAAATACCTCAAGTTAGACTTAAATAAAGTTCTTAAAGACGGGCAGATTGATGAAGCCTCGAACACGCTGCTGAAGCCAGAAGAACTACAGGTATTCAATGCAGAGCACCCACGACCAGCCAACGCTGTTGAAGGCGATGAAGCGGTAATGGCATTGCTGAAGTAA